In Rhodanobacter humi, the genomic stretch ATGCGCACCGGCACGCGGGTCGCGGTATCTCCGGAAGCGTCGAGGCGGAATAGGCTGAGGTCGCCATCGGCCTTGGCCAGCGCGGGGCGGCCCACCGAGAGCACGTCATGCAGCTGGGCGATCAGGATGCGGCCATCCACGGAGAGGTCGGGCCGCGCACCCTCCGGCAGCTTGCCGGTGAGGTTCACGTCCACCTGCACGCTGCCGTTGCGCACGGCCGGGTCGATGCGCTCCACCTTGCCGTCGACGAGGCCGTTGTGGGTGTCCACGCTCACCGGCATGCCCATGGCCACGTCCTTGGCCTGCACCTCGGGCACCTGCAGGCGCGCGATCAGCACGTCGGGCCTGGCCACGCGCGCGAGGTTGGCGCCGGCGGCGACCTGGGCGCCTTCCTGCACCGCCACTTCCTGCAGCACGCCGGCGATGCCGGCCTTCACCTGCAGCGCATCGGCCTGGCGCTGGCGCAGTTGCAGGTTGCTCTGCTGCTGCACAAGTGCGGCCTGCGCCGCGTCGACTTGCGCCTTCATGCTGGCGGCGAACGCGGCCACGCGCTGCCGTTCGATTCCCATGCGTTCCTTCAACTGAGCCAGAGCGATCTGGCCCTGTTCGAACTGCACGCGCGGAATCAGGTGTTCCTTCGCGGCGATGGCGTCGGCATCGGCCTTGACCTTGGCCGAGGCGTAGTCGGACTGCGCCTGCGCCTGCGCGGAACGCTGGTCGAGCAGTTGCGATTCCAGCTCGGCGCGTTTGGCGGCCACCTGCGCCTGCGCCGCAGCCACTTGCGCCTGCGCGTTGCGCAGCGCGTCCTCGGTTGCCGGATCGGACAGGCGCATCAGCACGGTATCGGGCTGCACGGTCGTGCCCGGCCACACCAGGATCTTTTCCACGGTGGCGGGCGTGGCGGCGGCCAGCCAGCGGATCTCGCGCGGCACCAGGGTGCCGGTGGCGCGCACCTCGCGCAGCATGTCGCCCTGCTGCACGGCGTCGATCCACAGACTGGAGCGATCCGCCGCGGGCAAGGCCGGGCCCAGCCGCCACACCAGCACCGCCAGCGCGGCCACGGCCAGCGCCGCGCCGCCCGCCATCAGGCGCAGGCGGCGGCGCTTGCGGATGCCATAGATCGGGTTCGCGATATCCATGCGGCTTGCATGGCAAGCCGCGTGCCAGCCTGCGCCCAACACCCCAAACCGCATGGCATCGCCAATCCGGCGCGCCCGTGGCTGGGCGCATGCACGGCCATCTGTCCGGATGCGGACGGCATCATCCGCCTGCGGACACCGCTCCCTGGCACGGACCCGGGCACGGCAGGAGCGGCTTCAGCCGCGATGCTTTTGGGCTTTCCCGAAAGCCGGAACAGGCGCCAGGAGCATCGCGGCTGAAGCCGCTCCTACGCCCGCCCGCCATTGCACGCCCTGCGGGGTGCCGTCAGCCGGTGTTCTGCAACCCCTGCGCCACGCCGTTGACGCAGGCCACCAGTGCCTGCAGCAAGGCGTCGTCCTGGCGATCATCCGCGCGCCAGCGCTTGAGCAGGTCCACCTGCAGCAGGCTCATCGGGTCGATGTAGGGATTGCGCAGGCGGATCGAGGCGGCGAGGCGGGGATCGCCCTGCAGCAGTTCGTCCGCACCCTTGAGCCTGAGCACCCAGGCACGGCTGCGCTCGAACTCGGCGCGGATCAGGCCGAAAAAGTCTTCGTGCAAAGGGCCGGCGAGTTTCGAGAACGCCTCGGCGATGGCGAGGTCGCACTTGGCGAGAAGCATCTCCACGTCGTCCAGCGCGTTGGCGAAGAACGGCCAGTCGCGCGCCATCTCGGCCATGGCCTGCTCACCGTATTCGGCTGCGCCCCATTCCAGCGCGCTGCCCAGGCCGTACCAGCCGGTGATGATGGAACGGCATTGCGTCCACGCGAACACCCAGGGAATCGCGCGCAAGTCTTCCACGCCGCGCATGCTGCGCCGGCGCGAGGGACGCGAACCCAGCGCCATGCGTTCGATCACGTCGATCGGTGTGGCGCTGCGGAAATACTCGACGAAGCCTTCGCGCTCGACCAGCGCGCGGTAGGCCTGCCGGCTGCGCGCGGACAGCGCGTGCATGCGCTCACGCCACTGCGTTTCGCGCGCGTCCTCGTCGCGAGGGCGCAGGCTGGCGCGCAGCACCGCGCCCACGGTCTGCTCCAGGTTGCGCAGCGCCAGCGCGCGGATGCCGTACTTGCGGTGGATCACCTCGCCCTGCTCGGTGACGCGCAGCACGCCCGCCACCGAACCGCGCGGCGAGGACAGCAGCGCGGGCGTGATGCGCGCGCCGCCGCGACTGGCCGAGCCGCCGCGGCCGTGGAAGAACGCCAGCGCGATGCCATGCTCGCCCGCCACCTCCAGCAGTTCCACCTGGGCGCGCTGCAGGCCCCAGCGCGAGGCCAGCGTGCCGCCGTCCTTGCCGCTGTCGGAATAACCCAGCATCACCCACTGGCGATCGCCGCGCGCGGCGAGGTGGGCGCGATAGAGCGGGTCGGCCAGCAGGGCGCGCAGCGTGGCAGGGGCATTCTTGAGGTCGTCGATGGTTTCGAAGAGGGGCGCGACGTCCAGGGGGACAACACCGTCACCTTCGACCAGCCCCCCATGCCTCGCCAGCGCCAGCACCGCCAGCACGTCGGCGGCGGAGCGCGCCATGCTGATGATGTAGAGGCCGGTCGCCGCCGCGCCGTAGCGCTGGCGCGCGTCGCGCAGGGCGGCGAACACCGCGCGCAGCGAGGCGGCCACGCTGTCCTCGCTGGCGACGAAGTCGCGCTCGCCGCGCAGGCAGGCATGCAACGCGACCACGCGCTCGTCCACGCTGTGGTTGGCCCAGTCGGCGTCGCCGAACAACGCGGCCAGCGCGTCGTCGTGCACGCGCGAATCCTGCCGCGCGTCGAGCCGCGCGAGATGGAAGCCGAAGCTGCGCACGCGCCAGATCAGTCGCTGCACCGCGTAGGCACCCGCGTGCAGGCCGCGGTGGTCGACCAGGCTGGCGGCGATCAGTTCGAGGTCGGCACGCAGTTCGTCGGCGGAGGTGTAGGCCTCCGGATGTTCGTCTTCGTGGGTGGCTTCCAGCCGCGCGCCGATCAGGGTAAGCAGGCTGCGGTAAGGCATGTCGGCGTGACGCGGACGGATGCGCGCCGCGGCCTGCGGGAAGCGAGCACGGTAATCCTCCAGCCGCCGACGGAGGCGCGGATCGACCTGCACGCGACCCTCGGTCTGGCTGAGCAGGCGCGCCAGCGCGGCGATGTCGGCGATGTAGCGCTCCAGCACCTGCGTGCGCTGGCTGGCGAGGCTGGCGGCGATGGTGTCGGCGCCCACGTTGGGGTTGCCATCCATGTCGCCGCCCACCCAGGTGGCGAAGGAGAGCAGGCGCGGCAACGGCACCGCCACGCCGTACACCGCCTGCAACGCCTCGGCCAGCGACTCGTACAGTGCGGGCACGATGCGGTAGATCGGATCGGCGAGGTAGAAACCCACGTGGTCGCGTTCGTCCTGCACGCTGGGCCGCACCGGCGAGGCCTCGGCGGTCTGCCAGCCGGCGGTGAGCGCCATGTGGATGCGCTCCTCGTCCTCGCCACGCTCCTGCGGCGTGCGGCCGGCGTCGAAACCGTCGACCAGCGCGCGCACGATCGCCTGCTCCTTCTCCAGCAGCGAGGCGCGCACCGCCTCGGTGGGATGCGCGGTGAACACCGGCTCCACCTGCAGCCGCAGCAGCCATTCCAGCAGTTCGTCCGCGGTCACGCCCTGCGCCTTCAGGCGTTCCAGCACGTCGCGCAGCGATTCCGGCTGCGGTGCGCCGCCCGCGCGCTGGTAGTCGCGGCGGCGGCGGATGCGATGCACGCGCTCGGCGATGTTCACCGCGTTGAAGTAGGTGGCGAAGGCGCGCGCCAGCGCTTCCGCATGCGCCGTGTCGAGCCCTGCCAGCGGATCGGCCAGACCGTCCAGCGGGGCGTCCTCCTGCCGGCGAGCGATGGCGGCGACGCGCACGCGCTCCACCTCGTCGAGAAAGGCCGGCGCCACCTGCTCGGCCAGCATGCGACCGACCAGGGCGCCCAGACGGCGCACGTCGTCGCGCAGCGGCGCATCGGGCAAGGCGGGCTCGGGACTGCGGGAAGCGTTCATCACGACGGCATCGGCTCGCAGGGGGCGGAAATCCAAGCCTAGCGCATGTGTGACCGTTTTGCTGCAATGCCGCAAAACCCTGCCGGCGAGCGGCGGCATGCGCTGCCGGAGGCACGCCTGCGTGCCTCGCCGCTATAATCGTCGCTTCCCGTCGAGGGGCGCTGCGACCGTTGGTGCATGCGGATTCGTCCGCAACCGCCTGCACATCCCTGTGTAGACGGCTCATCCAACGGCCAGGCTCGGCGGTTCCTTTCACAACGGCGCCCGGTTTGTCCCCACCAGAACCGGAGCTGCACATGAACGCCGCACTGAAAGAAAACAGCCACGACTACAAGATCCGCGACATCGGCCTCGCCGATTTCGGCCGCAAGGAGCTGGACATCGCCGAGCACGAGATGCCGGGTCTGATGTCGATCCGCCGCAAGTACGCCGCCTCCACGCCGCTGAAGGGCGTGCGCGTCACCGGCTCGCTGCACATGACGATCCAGACCGCGGTGCTGATCGAGACGCTGAAGGATATCGGCGCCGACGTGCGCTGGGCCTCGTGCAACATCTTCTCGACCCAGGACCACGCCGCCGCCGCGATCGCCGCCACCGGCACGCCGGTGTTCGCGTGGAAGGGCGAGACGCTGGAGGAATACTGGGACTGCACGCTGGACGCGCTGAGCTTCCCCGACGGCAAAGGCGGCTTCCTCGGCCCGCAGCTGGTGGTCGACGACGGCGGCGACGTGACCCTGCTGATCCACAAGGGCTACGAGCTGGAGAACGGTTCGAAGTGGGTCGACGAGAAGGCGTCCTCGCATGAGGAGCAGGTGATCAAGAACCTGCTGAAGCGCGTGCACGCCGAGCGTCCGGGCTACTGGCACACCGTGGTCAAGGACTGGAAGGGCGTCTCCGAGGAGACCACCACCGGCGTGCACCGCCTGTACCAGCTCGCCGAGGCGAAGTCGCTGCTGATCCCCGCGATCAACGTCAACGACTCGGTGACCAAGAGCAAGTTCGACAACCTGTACGGCTGCCGCGAGTCGCTGGCCGACGGCCTGAAGCGCGCGATGGACGTGATGCTGGCCGGCAAGGTCGCCGTGGTGTGCGGCTACGGCGACGTGGGCAAGGGCTGCGCGCACTCGCTGCGAGCATACGGCGCGCGCGTGGTGGTCACCGAGATCGACCCGATCAACGCGCTGCAGGCGGCGATGGAAGGCTTCGAGGTCAACACCGTCGAGAGCACGCTGGGCCGCGGTGACATCTACGTCACCACCACCGGCAACAAGGACGTGCTGACGCTGGCCCACATGCAGGGCATGAAGGACCAGGCCATCGTCTGCAACATCGGCCACTTCGACAACGAGATCCAGGTCGACGCGCTGAACGCCTCGGGCGCCACCCGCCTCAACATCAAGCCGCAGGTGGACAAGTACACGTTCAAGAACGGCAACGCGATCTTCCTGCTCGCCGAAGGCCGCCTGGTGAACCTGGGCTGCGCCACCGGCCACCCCAGCTTCGTGATGTCCAACTCGTTCTCCAACCAGACGCTGGCGCAGATCGACCTGTGGGCGAACAAGGACAAGTACGAAGCGAAGGTCTACATCCTGCCCAAGAAGCTGGACGAGGAAGTCGCCCGCCTGCACCTGGAGAAGATCGGCGTGAAGCTGACCACGCTGACCAAGGAACAGGCCGGCTACCTCGGCGTGCCGGTGGAAGGCCCGTACAAGCCGGATCATTACCGCTACTGAGCGAGCGGCTTCGACCTTGCACAAAACGAAACGGGCGCCGCGAGGCGCCCGTTTTCTTTGGCAGGGTGCGCCAACACTATCGCGTGCCGCGACAGGCCGGATACGCAGCACATCCCCAGAACATTTCGCCCGTGCGCTTGTTGCTGCGCTCGACCATCGCCTTGCCGCAACGCGGGCACGCCGGCGGTGCAGCGGGCTCGACAGGCACGGGCACGAGCGCAGGCACAGGCATCGGCTTCGCCGACCCCGCGGTCGCCTTGGCTTGCGCAGGCGCGGCCTGCACTTCGCGAATCATCCGCAGCAAGGCCTCGCCACCGATCAGCTCGATGGGCTTGCCATCGGCGAACCGCTGCGCATCCGTCGTGAAAGCACCCAAGGCCACGACCAGCACGGCATCGGCGCCGTGATGGGCAAGCAGGCCGTACATCTCGCGCACCACCGACACCGGCACCCGGGAGCGACGCCACTGCTTGCATTGCACCAGCGTGCGCCGACCATCGCGACGCAGGATCAGGTCGATGCCGCCATCGGCACCGCCCAGCCCGTTCTCCTCCACCACGTAACCACGGCGGCGAAACGCCTCGCCCACCAGCAACTCGAACTGCCGCCAGCCCACCGTGGCCAGGCTGTCCAGCCCGGTGCGCGTGTCGAGCAGTTGCTGGCGTCCACGCCGGCCCCACCACGAAGCCAGGGCCGCAATCCAGCACAGGGCGAGCACGATCCAGGCCAGCGGCGCGAAGACCGCGCCATGCTGCGCGAATGCCTGACCGAGCGGACCACCGCTGCTCCCCACCCACCACGCGATGCCGTAGCGGATGGCGATGAACCCGACGATGCCAGCCACGATCCCGAATGGCCACGGCAGGGCCGCCATGTCGGTGAACAGATTCGCCCGTGTGCGTGCCATGTGCATCCCCCTGTCGAAGTCCGCACAAACTTACGGACATGCTTGGGGGCAGGCAAGCATTCGGCTATGGCCGCCAGTTCGCGTTGGCCTCCCAGAACGCCACCGAACGCCGATACGCCTCGCGATCCAGCGGCACGCCGGAGCCGCCCTCCTCCACACCCAGCGCATTGCGCAGCATGGTGATCGGCGCCATCGGGATTTCCTCCGGCTCCAGGGTGTAGAGGCAGCCCACGATGCCCCAGTCCGCATCGATGGGTTCGCCTTCCTTCGCCAGTTGCTCGCGGCTGTAGAGGATGACGACGAGCCAGTTCGCCACCGGCGATTCCACGCCCTCGAACCAGCGCACTAGCACCGGCAGTTCCGCCTTGGTGCGCGCCTCGTAGGCGCTGCGCAGCTGATGCCGGTTGGCGTCGGTGATCGGCACGGTGAGGCAGCGCGTGGAGGTCCAGTTGCGGTGTACATGCAGCTGGCAGAACGGCGCGTAGCCTTCGAGCACCTTGAACGGTGTTTCGTCGTTGAGGTGGCGTTGGAACTGTTCCGGGGCGCAGTCCTGGATCGTGTTCCCCCGTGTCTCGCGCGGGAACAGGCGGGCACGGGCGAAGGGAGTGAGGACGATGGACATGGCGCCACAACCAAGCAATGGCTCCACAGGTTAACTCGCCCATTGGCCCGATGCCCCGGACTTTGGCCACGAAACACGACGTCATGCCCGCGCAATCGGGCATCCATGGCGGCCCCGATTCGAAGCACATGGATTCCCGCTTTCGCGGGAATGACGTCTCGCCGAACTCGATGTCCAGAGTCTCACCCGAGCCATGGAGAGAATCATTTGGCCATCTATCTTTTCATCGCGATGAACGTATAAAATCGCCCGAGTCAGCCGCCAAGGACTCCCATGCCCGCCATCAGCCTCGAATTCTTCCCGCCCAAGACCGACGAGCAGCGCGCCCAACTGGACCAGGCCGCGCAGGCGCTGAAGGCCTGGCAGCCCGAGTACGCGTCGGTGACCTTCGGTGCCGGCGGCTCCACGCTGAGCTACACCGGCGACACCGTGGCGCACCTGCACACCGTGCACGGCCTCGCCGTGGCGCCGCACCTGTCCTGCATGGGCGGCACGCGCGCCGAGATCCGCGCCCTGCTCGACGGCTACCAGGCCGCGGGCTACCGCCGCCTGGTGGCGCTGCGCGGCGACCTGCCCTCCGGCATGGCCAGCGCGGGCGATTTCCGCTACGCCGCCGAGCTGGTGCGCTTCATCCGCGAGCACTCGGGCGACCACTTCCACATCGAGGTGGCGGCGTATCCGGAAGTCCATCCACAGGCCGACGACGCCCACTCCGACCTGCGCCACTTCAAGGCCAAGGTGGATGCCGGCGCGAACGGCGCGATCACCCAGTACTTCTTCAACCCGGACGCGTATTTCCGCTTCGTGGAGGATGCGCACCGGCTCGGCGTGCGGGTGCCGATCGTGCCGGGCATCATGCCGATCGCGAACTACAGCCAGTTGCAGCGTTTCTCCGACCTGTGCGGCGCCGAGATCCCGCGCTGGATCGCGAAGCGCATGCAGGCGCATGGCGACGATGCCGCCGCAGTGCGCGCGCTGGGCGCCGAAGTGGTGGCGCAATTGTGCCGACGGCTGCTGGACGGCGGTGCGCCGGGCCTGCACTTCTACACGCTGAACCGCGCCAAGGCCACGCGGGCCGTGCTGGAACAACTGGATTAAACCGCCGGACTGATTCACGGTCGCGCCGTCGGCGCATCGCTATGCTGGCGCGATGCGCGTGCTTGCCCTGCTCCTGCTGCTTCCGCTCTGCACCCTCGCCCTGCCGGCGCGGGCGCAGAACACTATCCATCGCTGCGTGGACGCGCACGGCAACCCGGTGTTCACCGACCAGCCCTGCACCTCCCAGCAGGCCACGCCGGTGCAGGCGCCGCCACCTGCGTCCGCCGCGAGCGTCGCCACGCCCGGCCTGCCGGCGCCCCTGCAGCGCTGCGCCGGCACCGCAGCGGAGCTGCGCCAGCGCGTGATCGACGCCTTCGCCGCGCGCGACCCGAACCAGCTGGCCGGGCTGATGCTGTGGCATGGCTACGGCCACGTGTCGGCGGTCGACGACATCCGTGCGCTGAGCCGGCTGGTGCGGCAGCCCTTGCTGGAGATCCACTTCGGCGACGACCCGGGTGACGATCCCGCGTCCGCCGGCAGCGACCTGTCGCCGGTCGCGTCGTCCGCGGCGCCCCCCGCCGACGAACTGCAGCTGCGCACCGGTGGCGACGACGGCGAACGCAGCGCGCGTTTCGCGATCACCCGCCAGGCCGGCTGCCTGTGGCTGCGCTACGGCGGCTGAAGGCCTCGCTTGCTGCGCTGCAAACCCTGGCGCACGAGGCGCGGGTTTATCATGGGCGGTCCCCAACGGAGATTCGCCATGGCGCAGCAGTACCCCGAATGGATCTGGCAGAACGGCGCGATCAAGCCGTGGGCCGAGGCCACCACCCACGTGATGTCGCATGCGTTGCACTACGGCTCTTCGGTATTCGAAGGCATCCGCAGCTACGCCACGCCGGACGGCGCGGCGATCTTTCGCCTCACCGACCACCTCAACCGCCTGTTCCACTCGGCGAAGATCTACGACATGGCACTGCCATGCACGCGCGACGAACTCGCTGCGGCCTGCCGCGAGGTCATCCGCAAGAACGGTCTCTCCGCTGCCTACCTGCGCCCCGTCGCGTGGCGCGGCCTGGGCGGCTTCGGTCTCTCCGCCGAAACGCCGATCGACGTGGCCGTGGCCGCGTGGCCGATGGGCCCCTACCTCGGACCGGAGGCGCTGGAAAACGGCATCACCGCCTGCGTGTCGAGCTGGCAGCGCTTCGCGCCGAACACCATCCCGGCCGGCGCCAAGGCCGGCGGCAACTACCTGTCCGGCCAGCTGATCGCGCGCGAGGCGCGCCGCCTCGGCTTCGGCGAGGGCATCGCGCTGGCCTCCACCGGCCTGCTCAGCGAAGGCGCGGGCGAGAACATCTTCCTGGTGTTCGACGGCGTACTGCACACCACGCCGGCCAGCGCGTCCATCCTCACCGGCATCACCCGCCACTCGCTGATCACGCTGGCGCGCGAGGACGGCATCGAGGTGATCGAGCGCGACCTGCCGCGCGAATACCTCTACCTCGCCGACGAGGTGTTCATGTGCGGCACCGCCGCCGAAGTCACCCCGATCCGCGCGGTCGACGGCAAGCAGATCGGCGCCGGCAAGGCCGGCCGCGTCACCCGCCGCATCCAGGAACTGTTCTTCGGCCTGTTCAACGGCAAGACCAACGACCAGTGGGGCTGGCTGGAACCGGTGTGAGTCTCTGCCTTGCGATCATCCCTGATCGCGAAAATCAAACGGGTGGCCATCCCTGGCCGCACATTTCACGATGAAGCCCCTCTCCCGCACGCGGACGCGGGGAAGGGCCATGGATGGCCCTGCTTTGAGGAGCGAGGAAGAGGGGAGCAAAGCAAGCCGCTATCATTCGCGGATGAACGAGCCGACTTCCGCCCTCCCTGTCATCCGCCTGAAATCCGACCGCGCACCCGGCCACCCGTGGGTGTGGTCGGCGCAGGTGCACAAGCCCGAGGCACGCCTCCCGCCGGGCAGCGTGGTGGACGTGGTGGATGCCAAGGGCCGCTACGCCGGCCGCGGTTTCTGGAACGGCCATGCGCGCATCGCGCTGCGCCTGCTCACCGTCGATCCCGCCGAGACCATCGACGCCGGCTGGATCGCCGCGCGCATCCGCCGCGCCGTGCAGCTGCGACGCGAACTGCTGCAGCTCGACAAGGACACCGACGCCTGGCGCGTGGTGCACAGCGAAGGCGATGGGCTCAGCGGCCTGATCGTGGATCGCTACGCCGACATCCTCGTGGTCGAATACTTCGCCGCCGGCATGTGGAAGTTCCGCGAGGCAATCCACGCCGCGCTGCTCGCCGAATTCCCCGGCGCGCGGCTGTACTGGTTCGCCGAATCGCACGTGCAGAAGCAGGAATCCTTCGACTGCCGCGCCGCCGAGGTGCCGGCCGCGGTGGAAGTGCACGAGCACGGCCTGCGCTTCCACGCCGCACCCGGCTCGGGCCACAAGACCGGCTTCTTCGCCGACCAGCGCGACAACCGCCGCCGCTTCGCGGAACTGGCACGCGGCCGCCGCGTGCTCGACCTGTGCTGCAACGCCGGCGGCTTCGCGGTGCACGCGATGGCCGGCGGCGCGCGCGAAGCGGTCGGCGTGGACATGGATGCCGGCATTCTCGACATCGCCCGCGCCAATGCAGCCGCAAACGGCGTGGCGGTGGATTTCCAGCAGGCCGACATCTTCGACTGGCTGCGCGCCGCGGTGGCGCGCGGCGAAAAATACGACGCGGTGATCCTCGATCCCGCCAAGCTCACCCGCGACCGCAGCAAGGTGTTCGACGCGCTGAAGAAATACTTCGCGATGAACCGCCTCGCGCTCGATGTGATCCCGTCCGGCGGCCTGCTGCTCACCTGCTCCTGCACCGGCCTCGTCAGCGAAGCGGACTTCCTGGAGATGCTCCGCCGCGTGGCGCTGAACGCCGGCCGCGAGATCCAGATCCTCGAAGTGCGCGGCGCCGGCGCCGACCACCCCGTGCGCGCCGACGTGCCGGAAAGCCGCTACCTCAAGGCGGTGTTCTGCCGGGTGGAGTGAGTCGGCGCCGGAGTCGCTGCAAGAGCGGCCGTAGGAGCGGCTTCAGCCGCGATACCTTCTCACGCCCGAACAGCAGATCGCGGCTGAAGCCGCTCCTACACGCTGCCGTCCGACTACGCCTGACGCGGGAGCCGCCCCTTCAGCGATGCCACATCGAACGGCCCCGCCTCGGCGATCAGCGCGCGCGCTGCATCCACCTGGTCCCAGGTGTTCCACAGCAGCACGCCGCGCACGCGGCGGTGGTCGAGGTAATACACCACGCCTTCGCGGTTGGGCTCGCGCCAATCCTCGACCACGTCAAGGCGCGTGTCGAGCAGGCCGACTGCCTCGTAGCCGAGGTCGAACAGGTCGGAATAGAAGAACGGCAGCGTGTCGTAGCTGTCGGCGATGCCGGCCATGGCGCGGCCGGCGTGGCGGCCCATGCTCACCGCGGCGTCCTCGTGCTCCACGCGCAGGCGCCGGTCCAGCGCGGGGTTGTGGAAGTTCGCCACGTCGCCGGCGGCCCAGATGTCGGGATCGCTGCTGCGCAGTTGCGCGTCGACCACGATGCCGTTGTCCACCTTGAGGCCCGTCTGCTCGGCCAGCGCGGTGTTCGGCGTCACGCCGAGGCCGGCGACCGCGGCT encodes the following:
- a CDS encoding class I SAM-dependent rRNA methyltransferase, translating into MNEPTSALPVIRLKSDRAPGHPWVWSAQVHKPEARLPPGSVVDVVDAKGRYAGRGFWNGHARIALRLLTVDPAETIDAGWIAARIRRAVQLRRELLQLDKDTDAWRVVHSEGDGLSGLIVDRYADILVVEYFAAGMWKFREAIHAALLAEFPGARLYWFAESHVQKQESFDCRAAEVPAAVEVHEHGLRFHAAPGSGHKTGFFADQRDNRRRFAELARGRRVLDLCCNAGGFAVHAMAGGAREAVGVDMDAGILDIARANAAANGVAVDFQQADIFDWLRAAVARGEKYDAVILDPAKLTRDRSKVFDALKKYFAMNRLALDVIPSGGLLLTCSCTGLVSEADFLEMLRRVALNAGREIQILEVRGAGADHPVRADVPESRYLKAVFCRVE